A DNA window from Altererythrobacter sp. B11 contains the following coding sequences:
- the rpoC gene encoding DNA-directed RNA polymerase subunit beta', producing the protein MNELTKFTNQLAKPETFDQIQIGIASPERIRSWSFGEIKKPETINYRTFKPERDGLFCARIFGPVKDYECLCGKYKRMKYKGVVCEKCGVEVTVTKVRRERMGHIELAAPVAHIWFLKSLPSRIGLLLDMQLKQLERILYFESYVVTEPGLTPLEKYQLLTEDELLDAQDEYGEDAFTAGIGAEAVKHMLMDLDLVQERDDLLEELATTKSALKPKKIIKRLKVVESFIDSGNRPEWMILEVVPVIPPELRPLVPLDGGRFATSDLNDLYRRVINRNNRLKRLMELRAPDIIVRNEKRMLQEAVDALFDNGRRGRVITGANKRPLKSLSDMLKGKQGRFRQNLLGKRVDYSGRSVIVTGPELKLHQCGLPKKMALELFKPFIYARLDAKGLSMTLKQAKKWVEKERKEVWDILDEVIREHPVLLNRAPTLHRLGIQAFEPVLIEGKAIQLHPLVCSAFNADFDGDQMAVHVPLSLEAQLEARVLMMSTNNILSPANGKPIIVPSQDMVLGIYYLSMDRDGEPGEGMVLADIAEVHQALHVGAVTLHTKITSRVPQTDEAGKQYMRRVETTPGRMLIGECLPKNHKVPYEVINRLLTKKDIGEVIDEVYRHTGQKDTVLFADAIMALGFRHACRAGISFGKDDMIIPDSKQGMIEETKALVADYEQQYQEGFITQQEKYNKVIDAWSRCGDQVANAMMDEIRATPKDDSGREAPINSIYMMSHSGARGSPAQMKQLAGMRGLMAKPSGEIIETPIISNFKEGLTVLEYFNSTHGARKGLADTALKTANSGYLTRRLVDVSQDCVIVEEDCKTENALEMRAIIQGGSVIASLAERILGRTTAEDLVNAKTGEVIVKAGTLLDEPMVKAIEEAEVQSAKIRSPLVCEAEQGVCGKCYGRDLARGTPVNIGEAVGVIAAQSIGEPGTQLTMRTFHIGGAAQVNETSHLESISDGKVVYRDMPLITDKRGRRLSLARNGEMVVVDAQGRERAIHRVPYGTMLMFEDGAAVKEGDRLAEWDPFTLPIITEQSGVVRYQDLAEGKTMEERVDEATGIAQRVVTEYRASGRSKKEDLRPRLTLLNEAGDETEAARYMLAPGTTLSVEDGQQVEAGDILARASREAAKTRDITGGLPRVAELFEARIPKDNAVIAKISGRIEFVRDYKAKRKIAIIPEEGDPVEYLIPKTKVIDVQEGDFVKKGDTLISGSPNPHDILEVLGVEALAEYLVAEIQEVYRLQGVKINDKHIEVIVRQMLQKVEITDGGDTTLLPGEQVDLEEMNEVNSKLSKGKQPAVGTPILLGITKASLQTRSFISAASFQETTRVLTQAAVEGKKDTLIGLKENVIVGRLIPAGTGAGMNRLRVTATSRDAAIRAQYRKMQEALIAPNSAAEEHAAELLRDPADDLGDDALASVEGETHGTDADAGDYLIQSDEAAPDATDTTPLEDEEE; encoded by the coding sequence CGTCACCGAGCCGGGCCTCACGCCGCTGGAGAAGTACCAGCTGCTGACCGAGGACGAACTGCTCGACGCGCAGGACGAATATGGCGAGGACGCCTTCACCGCCGGCATCGGTGCCGAGGCCGTGAAGCACATGCTGATGGACCTCGACCTCGTGCAGGAGCGTGACGACCTGCTGGAAGAGCTGGCGACCACCAAGTCCGCGCTCAAGCCGAAGAAGATCATCAAGCGGCTGAAGGTCGTGGAAAGCTTCATCGATTCCGGCAACCGCCCGGAATGGATGATCCTGGAAGTCGTGCCCGTGATCCCGCCCGAGCTGCGCCCGCTGGTGCCGCTGGACGGCGGCCGCTTCGCGACCTCGGATCTCAACGATCTCTATCGCCGCGTGATTAACCGCAACAACCGCCTCAAGCGCCTGATGGAGCTGCGCGCGCCCGACATCATCGTGCGCAACGAAAAGCGCATGCTGCAGGAAGCCGTTGACGCGCTGTTCGACAACGGCCGCCGCGGCCGCGTGATCACCGGCGCCAACAAGCGTCCGCTCAAGTCGCTGTCCGACATGCTCAAGGGCAAGCAGGGCCGCTTCCGTCAGAACCTGCTCGGCAAGCGCGTCGACTATTCGGGCCGTTCCGTGATCGTGACCGGTCCGGAGCTCAAGCTGCACCAGTGCGGCCTGCCGAAGAAGATGGCGCTCGAGCTGTTCAAGCCGTTCATCTACGCGCGCCTCGATGCCAAGGGTCTGTCCATGACCCTGAAGCAGGCGAAGAAGTGGGTCGAGAAGGAGCGCAAGGAAGTCTGGGACATCCTCGACGAGGTGATCCGCGAGCATCCGGTGCTGCTGAACCGCGCGCCCACGCTCCACCGCCTTGGCATCCAGGCGTTCGAGCCCGTCCTGATCGAAGGCAAGGCGATCCAGCTCCACCCGCTGGTCTGCTCGGCCTTCAATGCCGACTTCGACGGTGACCAGATGGCCGTGCACGTTCCGCTGAGCCTCGAGGCGCAGCTGGAAGCGCGCGTGCTGATGATGTCCACCAACAACATCCTCAGCCCCGCCAACGGGAAGCCGATCATCGTGCCTTCGCAGGACATGGTGCTGGGCATCTATTACCTCTCCATGGATCGCGATGGCGAGCCGGGCGAGGGCATGGTGCTGGCCGATATCGCCGAAGTGCATCAGGCGCTGCATGTCGGCGCGGTGACGCTGCACACGAAGATCACCAGCCGCGTCCCGCAGACGGACGAGGCCGGCAAGCAGTACATGCGGCGTGTGGAAACCACCCCGGGCCGCATGCTGATCGGCGAGTGCCTGCCGAAGAACCACAAGGTGCCCTACGAGGTCATCAACCGCCTGCTGACCAAGAAGGACATCGGCGAGGTGATCGACGAGGTCTATCGCCACACCGGCCAGAAGGACACGGTGCTGTTCGCCGACGCCATCATGGCGCTGGGCTTCCGCCACGCGTGCCGTGCCGGCATTTCCTTCGGCAAGGACGACATGATCATCCCCGATTCCAAGCAGGGCATGATCGAGGAGACCAAGGCACTGGTTGCCGATTACGAGCAGCAGTACCAGGAAGGCTTCATCACCCAGCAGGAGAAGTACAACAAGGTGATCGACGCGTGGAGCCGTTGCGGTGACCAGGTGGCGAACGCCATGATGGACGAGATCCGCGCGACGCCGAAGGATGACAGCGGCCGCGAGGCACCGATCAACTCGATCTACATGATGAGCCATTCCGGTGCGCGTGGTTCCCCGGCGCAGATGAAGCAGCTGGCCGGCATGCGCGGCCTGATGGCCAAGCCGAGCGGCGAGATCATCGAAACGCCGATCATCTCGAACTTCAAGGAAGGCCTGACCGTCCTTGAATACTTCAACTCCACCCACGGCGCCCGCAAGGGCCTGGCGGACACGGCGCTCAAGACGGCGAACTCGGGGTACCTGACCCGCCGCCTGGTCGACGTGTCGCAGGATTGCGTCATCGTGGAAGAGGACTGCAAGACCGAGAACGCGCTGGAAATGCGTGCGATCATCCAGGGCGGCAGCGTAATCGCCAGCCTGGCTGAGCGCATCCTCGGCCGCACCACGGCCGAAGACCTGGTGAACGCCAAGACGGGCGAAGTGATCGTGAAGGCGGGCACGCTGCTGGACGAACCGATGGTGAAGGCCATCGAGGAAGCCGAAGTGCAGTCCGCCAAGATCCGCAGCCCGCTGGTTTGCGAGGCGGAGCAGGGCGTCTGCGGCAAGTGCTACGGGCGCGATCTGGCCCGCGGTACGCCGGTGAACATCGGCGAGGCTGTGGGCGTGATCGCCGCGCAGTCCATCGGTGAGCCGGGCACGCAGCTGACCATGCGTACCTTCCACATCGGCGGTGCGGCGCAGGTGAACGAAACCAGCCACCTGGAAAGCATCAGCGACGGCAAGGTCGTCTATCGCGACATGCCGCTCATCACCGACAAGCGGGGCCGCCGCCTGTCGCTCGCCCGCAACGGCGAGATGGTGGTGGTCGACGCCCAGGGCCGTGAGCGCGCGATCCATCGCGTGCCTTACGGCACCATGCTGATGTTCGAGGACGGCGCCGCGGTGAAGGAAGGCGATCGCCTGGCCGAGTGGGATCCGTTCACCCTGCCGATCATCACCGAGCAGTCGGGCGTGGTCCGTTACCAGGACCTGGCCGAAGGCAAGACGATGGAAGAGCGGGTGGACGAAGCCACCGGCATCGCCCAGCGCGTCGTGACCGAATATCGCGCCAGCGGTCGTTCGAAGAAGGAGGATCTGCGTCCGCGCCTGACCCTGCTGAACGAAGCCGGCGACGAGACGGAGGCCGCACGCTACATGCTGGCGCCGGGCACCACCCTGTCGGTGGAAGATGGCCAGCAGGTGGAAGCGGGCGACATCCTGGCGCGTGCCTCGCGCGAAGCCGCCAAGACGCGCGACATCACCGGCGGTCTGCCGCGTGTTGCCGAGCTGTTCGAGGCGCGGATTCCGAAGGACAATGCGGTGATCGCCAAGATCAGCGGCCGCATCGAATTCGTCCGCGACTACAAGGCCAAGCGCAAGATCGCGATCATTCCGGAAGAGGGTGATCCCGTCGAGTACCTGATCCCCAAGACCAAGGTGATCGACGTGCAGGAAGGCGACTTCGTGAAGAAGGGCGATACGCTCATCTCGGGAAGCCCCAACCCGCATGACATTCTGGAAGTGCTCGGGGTGGAGGCTCTGGCCGAATACCTCGTGGCGGAAATCCAGGAAGTCTATCGACTGCAGGGCGTGAAGATCAACGACAAGCACATCGAGGTGATCGTTCGCCAGATGCTGCAGAAGGTTGAGATCACCGATGGCGGCGACACCACGCTGCTGCCGGGCGAACAGGTCGATCTGGAAGAGATGAACGAGGTGAACAGCAAGCTTTCCAAGGGCAAGCAGCCTGCGGTGGGCACGCCGATCCTCCTCGGCATCACCAAGGCCAGCCTGCAGACCCGCAGCTTCATCTCCGCCGCGTCCTTCCAGGAAACCACCCGCGTGCTCACGCAGGCGGCCGTGGAAGGCAAGAAGGACACGCTGATCGGTCTCAAGGAGAACGTGATCGTTGGCCGTCTCATCCCCGCCGGCACCGGCGCGGGCATGAACCGGCTGCGCGTCACCGCCACCAGCCGCGATGCGGCGATCCGCGCCCAGTATCGCAAGATGCAGGAAGCGCTGATCGCGCCGAATTCGGCTGCCGAGGAGCATGCGGCCGAACTCCTCCGTGATCCGGCGGACGATCTGGGCGACGACGCGCTGGCTTCGGTGGAGGGCGAGACCCACGGCACCGATGCCGATGCGGGCGATTACCTGATCCAGAGCGACGAGGCTGCGCCCGACGCCACGGACACCACGCCGCTGGAGGACGAGGAGGAATAA
- a CDS encoding NADH:flavin oxidoreductase — protein sequence MPSTDVLFQPFTSPKLTLPNRVVMAPMTRNMAPDGVPGAANAAYYQRRAEHGVGLILSEGTVVDRPASRNLPNIPFFHGDAALAGWQGVIEAVHAAGGRMGPQIWHTGGARTPEGYEPGQIDTPSGLNGPDDPRGEPMSEEAIADTVAAFASSAAAAKELGFDTLELHGAHGYLIDQFFWSGTNRRTDRYGGATIGERSRFAADVVAAVRAAVGPDFPILLRVSQWKQQDYNARLATSPEEMEHWLQPLVDAGVDILHCSQRRFWEPEFPEVDGEQGLNFAGWAKKITGVPTISVGSVGLDGDFIGTFQGGSAHHAGLEGLLARMERGEFDLIAVGRALLSDAEWLEKVRDARLDEIRDFDPAKLGVLD from the coding sequence ATGCCGTCCACCGATGTCCTCTTCCAGCCCTTCACCTCACCCAAGCTGACGCTGCCGAACCGGGTGGTGATGGCGCCGATGACGCGCAACATGGCCCCCGACGGCGTGCCGGGTGCGGCCAATGCGGCCTATTACCAGCGGCGCGCGGAACATGGCGTGGGGTTGATCCTGTCGGAAGGAACGGTGGTGGATCGTCCGGCCTCGCGCAATCTGCCGAACATCCCCTTCTTCCATGGCGATGCCGCGCTGGCCGGCTGGCAGGGCGTGATCGAGGCGGTGCATGCGGCGGGCGGCCGGATGGGGCCGCAGATATGGCACACTGGCGGTGCGCGCACGCCCGAAGGCTATGAGCCCGGCCAGATCGACACGCCTTCGGGCCTCAACGGGCCGGACGATCCGCGCGGGGAGCCGATGAGCGAGGAGGCGATCGCAGATACGGTGGCGGCCTTCGCCAGTTCCGCCGCCGCCGCGAAGGAACTCGGCTTCGATACGCTGGAGCTGCACGGGGCGCATGGCTATCTGATCGACCAGTTCTTCTGGTCCGGCACCAATCGCCGCACGGACCGCTATGGCGGCGCGACGATCGGAGAACGATCGCGCTTTGCCGCGGACGTGGTGGCGGCGGTGCGCGCCGCGGTGGGGCCGGATTTCCCCATCCTCTTGCGCGTCAGCCAGTGGAAGCAGCAGGATTACAATGCCCGGCTGGCCACCTCTCCCGAGGAGATGGAGCACTGGCTGCAGCCGCTGGTGGATGCCGGCGTGGACATTCTCCATTGCTCGCAGCGCCGGTTCTGGGAGCCGGAATTTCCCGAGGTGGACGGGGAGCAGGGCCTCAATTTCGCCGGCTGGGCGAAGAAGATCACCGGCGTGCCGACGATCAGCGTCGGCTCGGTGGGGCTTGATGGCGATTTCATCGGCACCTTCCAGGGCGGCTCGGCACATCATGCCGGGCTCGAAGGGCTGCTGGCGCGCATGGAACGCGGCGAGTTCGACCTGATCGCCGTGGGCCGCGCGCTGCTGAGCGATGCGGAATGGCTGGAGAAGGTGCGCGACGCGCGGCTGGACGAGATCCGCGACTTCGATCCGGCCAAGCTCGGCGTGCTCGACTGA